In Daphnia pulicaria isolate SC F1-1A chromosome 9, SC_F0-13Bv2, whole genome shotgun sequence, a single genomic region encodes these proteins:
- the LOC124313317 gene encoding uncharacterized protein LOC124313317 isoform X1 — protein sequence MISADNATGTFPHVSELFPSTSTHVAIRTYEKLKLKVLYYSLVFTRFNQLHFVGYQMSVKQRYQHQRFDYLVAIDLKTSVVGLPGKSHQTEIVEVNAVAVNTLNLDRQKAFAGCCHPDLADFSFVETIRKFSQWLFQLNGPFILVTDNYNTLGSDFPNQCLISGLNVPTFAAEWLNICEFWRQRYGNQNEVTSDSLLEHFGRNRKLNNQAKRSSHCDAQSLAIIVADVLEIHQYFQFTTNESFRKC from the exons ATGATAAGCGCTGATAATGCAACAGGAACCTTTCCTCACGTGTCGGAGTTATTCCCTTCGACGTCAACACATGTGGCAATAAGAACCTacgagaaattaaaattaaaagtatTGTATTACAGTTTGGTATTTACCAGGTTCAACCAACTTCATTTCGTCGGATATCAAATGTCTGTCAAACAG CGTTACCAACATCAGCGGTTCGATTACCTCGTCGCCATCGATTTGAAAACTTCCGTTGTTGGTCTCCCGGGAAAATCTCATCA AACGGAAATAGTCGAAGTCAACGCAGTGGCCGTCAATACGCTCAACTTGGATCGCCAAAAAGCTTTTGCCGGATGTTGCCATCCAGAT CTTGCAGATTTCTCGTTTGTCGAGACGATTCGCAAATTCTCCCAGTGGCTCTTCCAGCTGAACGGACCGTTCATTTTGGTGACGGACAATTATAACACATTGGGCTCGGATTTCCCTAATCAGTGCCTG ATATCAGGATTGAATGTCCCAACATTTGCGGCCGAGTGGTTGAATATTTGTGAATTCTGGAGGCAAAGATATGGCAATCAAAAT GAAGTGACATCTGATTCACTACTGGAGCACTTTGGAAGGAATCGCAAATTGAACAACCAAGCAAAACGTTCTTCCCATTGCGACGCCCAGAGTTTAGCAATTATCGTAGCCGATGTGCTTGAAATTCATCAGTACTTTCAGTTTACAACCAATGAGAGTTTTCGAAAATGTtga
- the LOC124313317 gene encoding uncharacterized protein LOC124313317 isoform X4 yields MSVKQRYQHQRFDYLVAIDLKTSVVGLPGKSHQTEIVEVNAVAVNTLNLDRQKAFAGCCHPDLADFSFVETIRKFSQWLFQLNGPFILVTDNYNTLGSDFPNQCLISGLNVPTFAAEWLNICEFWRQRYGNQNEVTSDSLLEHFGRNRKLNNQAKRSSHCDAQSLAIIVADVLEIHQYFQFTTNESFRKC; encoded by the exons ATGTCTGTCAAACAG CGTTACCAACATCAGCGGTTCGATTACCTCGTCGCCATCGATTTGAAAACTTCCGTTGTTGGTCTCCCGGGAAAATCTCATCA AACGGAAATAGTCGAAGTCAACGCAGTGGCCGTCAATACGCTCAACTTGGATCGCCAAAAAGCTTTTGCCGGATGTTGCCATCCAGAT CTTGCAGATTTCTCGTTTGTCGAGACGATTCGCAAATTCTCCCAGTGGCTCTTCCAGCTGAACGGACCGTTCATTTTGGTGACGGACAATTATAACACATTGGGCTCGGATTTCCCTAATCAGTGCCTG ATATCAGGATTGAATGTCCCAACATTTGCGGCCGAGTGGTTGAATATTTGTGAATTCTGGAGGCAAAGATATGGCAATCAAAAT GAAGTGACATCTGATTCACTACTGGAGCACTTTGGAAGGAATCGCAAATTGAACAACCAAGCAAAACGTTCTTCCCATTGCGACGCCCAGAGTTTAGCAATTATCGTAGCCGATGTGCTTGAAATTCATCAGTACTTTCAGTTTACAACCAATGAGAGTTTTCGAAAATGTtga
- the LOC124313317 gene encoding uncharacterized protein LOC124313317 isoform X2, translating into MIRGNQLHFVGYQMSVKQRYQHQRFDYLVAIDLKTSVVGLPGKSHQTEIVEVNAVAVNTLNLDRQKAFAGCCHPDLADFSFVETIRKFSQWLFQLNGPFILVTDNYNTLGSDFPNQCLISGLNVPTFAAEWLNICEFWRQRYGNQNEVTSDSLLEHFGRNRKLNNQAKRSSHCDAQSLAIIVADVLEIHQYFQFTTNESFRKC; encoded by the exons ATGATTCGCGGT AACCAACTTCATTTCGTCGGATATCAAATGTCTGTCAAACAG CGTTACCAACATCAGCGGTTCGATTACCTCGTCGCCATCGATTTGAAAACTTCCGTTGTTGGTCTCCCGGGAAAATCTCATCA AACGGAAATAGTCGAAGTCAACGCAGTGGCCGTCAATACGCTCAACTTGGATCGCCAAAAAGCTTTTGCCGGATGTTGCCATCCAGAT CTTGCAGATTTCTCGTTTGTCGAGACGATTCGCAAATTCTCCCAGTGGCTCTTCCAGCTGAACGGACCGTTCATTTTGGTGACGGACAATTATAACACATTGGGCTCGGATTTCCCTAATCAGTGCCTG ATATCAGGATTGAATGTCCCAACATTTGCGGCCGAGTGGTTGAATATTTGTGAATTCTGGAGGCAAAGATATGGCAATCAAAAT GAAGTGACATCTGATTCACTACTGGAGCACTTTGGAAGGAATCGCAAATTGAACAACCAAGCAAAACGTTCTTCCCATTGCGACGCCCAGAGTTTAGCAATTATCGTAGCCGATGTGCTTGAAATTCATCAGTACTTTCAGTTTACAACCAATGAGAGTTTTCGAAAATGTtga
- the LOC124313317 gene encoding uncharacterized protein LOC124313317 isoform X3 yields the protein MISADNATGTFPHVSELFPSTSTHVAIRTYEKLKLKVLYYSLVFTRFNQLHFVGYQMSVKQRYQHQRFDYLVAIDLKTSVVGLPGKSHQTEIVEVNAVAVNTLNLDRQKAFAGCCHPDLADFSFVETIRKFSQWLFQLNGPFILVTDNYNTLGSDFPNQCLISGLNVPTFAAEWLNICEFWRQRYGNQNKVI from the exons ATGATAAGCGCTGATAATGCAACAGGAACCTTTCCTCACGTGTCGGAGTTATTCCCTTCGACGTCAACACATGTGGCAATAAGAACCTacgagaaattaaaattaaaagtatTGTATTACAGTTTGGTATTTACCAGGTTCAACCAACTTCATTTCGTCGGATATCAAATGTCTGTCAAACAG CGTTACCAACATCAGCGGTTCGATTACCTCGTCGCCATCGATTTGAAAACTTCCGTTGTTGGTCTCCCGGGAAAATCTCATCA AACGGAAATAGTCGAAGTCAACGCAGTGGCCGTCAATACGCTCAACTTGGATCGCCAAAAAGCTTTTGCCGGATGTTGCCATCCAGAT CTTGCAGATTTCTCGTTTGTCGAGACGATTCGCAAATTCTCCCAGTGGCTCTTCCAGCTGAACGGACCGTTCATTTTGGTGACGGACAATTATAACACATTGGGCTCGGATTTCCCTAATCAGTGCCTG ATATCAGGATTGAATGTCCCAACATTTGCGGCCGAGTGGTTGAATATTTGTGAATTCTGGAGGCAAAGATATGGCAATCAAAAT AAAGTTATTTGA
- the LOC124313516 gene encoding histidine-rich glycoprotein-like, with the protein MSRNLIIFTLVAVVYALALITMAEGRRERRNIFGLFNGGLLGLGGGGHHDHHHHHHDHGRFGGHHHHGFGGHHHHGFGGHHGFGGHHHGGFGGNQFGFFG; encoded by the exons atgaGCCGTAATCTG ATCATCTTTACCCTCGTCGCGGTAGTTTACGCTTTGGCGTTGATTACGATGGCGGAAGGCCGGCGAGAGCGTCGTAACATATTCGGACTATTCAACGGTGGCTTGCTGGGACTGGGAGGCGGCGGTCATCATGatcatcatcaccatcatcaCGATCACGGTAGATTCGGCGGACACCATCACCATGGATTCGGCGGACACCATCACCATGGATTCGGCGGACATCACGGATTTGGAGGACATCACCATGGAGGATTTGGGGGAAACCAATTTGGATTCTTCGGATAA
- the LOC124313524 gene encoding shematrin-like protein 2: MIRNSVAVLGFFVMMMLMAVEAAPILGILDGLLHGGHHHHHGGHHHHHGGYGGGYGGYGGGYGGGYGYGGYPGYGYGGHGYGHHHHF, from the exons atgATCCGCAATTCG gtCGCAGTTCTTGGCTTCTTTGTCATGATGATGTTGATGGCAGTTGAGGCTGCCCCAATCCTGGGAATCTTAGATGGACTTCTTCATGGAGGACACCACCATCATCATGGAGGACACCACCATCATCATGGTGGCTACGGCGGAGGCTACGGCGGCTACGGCGGTGGCTATGGCGGAGGCTACGGTTACGGAGGATATCCTGGCTATGGTTATGGTGGACACGGATACGGTCACCATCATcatttctaa